One segment of Thermodesulfovibrio sp. 3907-1M DNA contains the following:
- a CDS encoding universal stress protein yields the protein MKGYRKLLIAVNGSNDVLKYGIKLAKDEGCWVTILKIIPPYDGDLHLTGIKNVSDVINSNVKIFFNEVKDVAESERALVKIKVQEGDIEEKILEAAVEENVDLIILQAEKTNPIKKFFGKDLISKIINQAPCPVLVVR from the coding sequence ATGAAAGGTTACAGAAAACTATTAATTGCAGTAAATGGTTCAAATGATGTTTTAAAATACGGAATAAAACTGGCAAAAGACGAAGGATGCTGGGTAACTATTTTAAAAATAATTCCACCATATGATGGAGATTTACATCTAACGGGAATTAAAAATGTTTCCGATGTAATAAACAGCAATGTAAAGATTTTTTTTAATGAAGTAAAAGATGTTGCTGAATCTGAAAGAGCTTTAGTGAAAATAAAAGTGCAAGAAGGTGATATTGAGGAAAAGATTCTGGAAGCTGCAGTTGAGGAAAATGTTGATTTAATAATTCTACAAGCAGAAAAAACCAATCCAATTAAAAAGTTTTTTGGTAAAGACCTGATAAGTAAAATTATAAATCAAGCACCCTGTCCTGTTCTTGTTGTGAGGTAA
- a CDS encoding universal stress protein, with product MYSNILVAFDGSDFSKAALFEAIRWVKNHGGHIIMVHAVYFDEEEFIISPEQREQRLMLGKQVCYQMTQEVSEKYNIQAELIICEGDAPDVILQVAEDKKADLIIMGTYGKKGLKKLILGSTTYKVIVESPVDVMAVKKTSTSDELSYRSILVAFDESEYSKKALQRACELAKIENATISVIYVIPKYQEMVEFFSTESIKHALMDEAKKILSEAEQIASKFNVPVKKIVHEGSISEKIVQIANLMLCDLIIMGTYGWKGVDKAIMGSNVERVIINSSVPVIIVK from the coding sequence ATGTATAGCAATATTTTAGTAGCCTTTGATGGTTCAGATTTCAGCAAAGCTGCTTTGTTTGAAGCTATCAGATGGGTAAAAAATCATGGTGGTCACATAATAATGGTTCATGCAGTATATTTTGACGAAGAAGAATTCATTATAAGTCCTGAACAGAGGGAACAAAGATTAATGCTGGGTAAACAGGTTTGTTATCAGATGACACAGGAAGTTTCAGAGAAGTATAACATACAAGCAGAACTTATAATATGTGAAGGAGATGCTCCTGATGTAATTTTACAAGTAGCAGAAGACAAAAAAGCAGATTTAATAATTATGGGAACTTATGGTAAAAAAGGACTCAAGAAGCTTATCTTAGGTAGCACTACCTATAAAGTTATTGTTGAGTCCCCTGTAGATGTAATGGCGGTAAAAAAGACTTCTACATCTGATGAATTGAGTTATAGATCAATTCTTGTTGCCTTTGACGAATCTGAATACAGTAAAAAGGCTCTTCAAAGGGCGTGTGAACTTGCAAAAATAGAGAATGCTACAATTTCTGTAATTTATGTAATTCCAAAATACCAGGAAATGGTTGAGTTTTTCAGTACCGAATCTATAAAACATGCTTTAATGGATGAGGCAAAAAAAATTCTTTCAGAAGCTGAGCAAATTGCTTCAAAATTTAATGTTCCTGTAAAAAAGATTGTTCATGAAGGTTCTATATCGGAAAAAATCGTTCAAATAGCTAATTTAATGCTTTGCGATTTAATCATTATGGGAACATATGGATGGAAAGGTGTTGACAAGGCAATCATGGGTAGCAATGTAGAAAGAGTTATTATTAATTCATCTGTACCTGTAATAATTGTAAAATGA
- a CDS encoding sulfite exporter TauE/SafE family protein codes for MYIYLPVALTSINVFLPVCLGLAVGLLSGLFGVGGGWLMTPLLMMLGIQPAVAAATDAAQIVGASTSGTYAHWRLGNVDFKMGFHLLIGGFLGGLTGVEIIKILRVIGNVNFLIKITYVIMLGVIGTFMFIESLSKLKNKTVEKKDKKESGITKFFKSLPFQIHYKKSGVTHSILVTATVGYIVGILAAIMGVGGGFLMVPVMFYLLKMPMNIVIGTSLFQIFFTCVEVTFLQAYINHTVDILLAILLLIGSSFGAQIGAIIGKKIKGEQLRILMAILVLMVTVKIIIELITAPSILLSPAGGH; via the coding sequence ATGTATATTTACTTACCTGTAGCATTAACGAGTATTAATGTATTTTTGCCTGTATGTCTCGGATTGGCTGTTGGATTACTTTCAGGATTGTTTGGTGTAGGAGGAGGCTGGCTTATGACACCTCTTTTGATGATGTTAGGAATTCAACCTGCCGTAGCAGCAGCAACTGACGCAGCTCAAATTGTAGGAGCATCCACTTCAGGAACATATGCTCACTGGAGGCTGGGGAATGTTGATTTTAAAATGGGATTTCATCTATTAATTGGAGGATTCCTTGGTGGATTAACAGGTGTAGAAATAATTAAAATTCTTAGGGTAATCGGAAATGTAAACTTTTTAATTAAGATTACTTATGTAATAATGCTTGGTGTAATAGGGACTTTCATGTTTATAGAAAGCCTTAGTAAACTCAAAAATAAAACCGTTGAAAAAAAAGATAAGAAAGAGTCAGGTATTACAAAATTTTTCAAATCTCTTCCCTTTCAAATTCATTATAAGAAATCAGGTGTTACCCATTCCATATTAGTAACCGCTACAGTTGGGTATATTGTGGGAATTCTTGCAGCAATAATGGGCGTTGGAGGAGGATTTTTAATGGTACCAGTGATGTTTTATCTCCTTAAAATGCCCATGAACATTGTTATAGGAACGAGTCTTTTTCAGATTTTTTTTACATGCGTTGAGGTAACATTTCTTCAAGCATACATAAATCATACAGTGGATATTTTACTTGCCATACTCCTTTTGATTGGTTCAAGCTTTGGAGCCCAGATCGGTGCAATTATAGGAAAGAAAATAAAGGGTGAACAATTAAGAATTCTGATGGCGATCCTTGTATTAATGGTTACAGTAAAAATAATTATTGAATTAATTACAGCACCATCAATTTTATTATCACCTGCAGGAGGGCATTAA
- a CDS encoding sigma-54 dependent transcriptional regulator, which yields MNFKILVAEDEEITLKHLVYALKAEGYEVEGVTNGLEALRMLEKDKFDVLITDIKMPEIDGIQLLEIAKKKEPDIEIVIITGFGSIASAVEAMKKGAYDYITKPFDLDELILKISKIKEKKILERQNVALKTFLEINKKTSFIGKSESMKNILNIIEQIKNSDCNVLLTGESGVGKSFIAKLIHYTSKRKDMPFLSINCATLTEELLSSELFGHEKGAFTGAIKQKQGLIEVADGGSLFLDEIAEMSPNLQAKLLRVIEEGEFFRVGGTKPIKVNVRFIAATNQDVKKAIQEKRFREDLYYRLNVMEIYIPPLRERKEDIEPLSKFFLQKHLPKYNKKIKGFTKEAMDILIHYSFPGNVRELENIIERAIILEKTQYITVESLPPTLSLFKIETIQHGNIKTIDELNKEYAEKILEITGGNKTKTAELLGISRTSLWRILKSDNK from the coding sequence ATGAATTTCAAAATTCTTGTAGCAGAAGATGAAGAAATCACATTAAAACATCTTGTATACGCTCTTAAGGCAGAAGGATATGAAGTAGAAGGAGTTACCAACGGACTTGAAGCTCTCAGAATGCTTGAAAAAGACAAATTTGATGTTCTCATAACAGATATTAAAATGCCTGAGATTGACGGGATTCAACTTCTTGAAATAGCCAAGAAAAAAGAGCCAGATATTGAAATTGTTATAATTACAGGTTTTGGAAGCATTGCCTCAGCAGTTGAAGCCATGAAAAAAGGAGCATATGATTATATTACAAAACCCTTTGATCTGGATGAATTAATTCTCAAAATTTCCAAGATTAAGGAAAAAAAAATTCTTGAAAGACAAAATGTAGCATTAAAAACATTTCTTGAAATAAACAAAAAAACCTCTTTCATTGGTAAAAGCGAAAGCATGAAAAATATTCTAAATATTATTGAACAGATAAAAAACTCAGATTGCAATGTTCTTCTCACAGGAGAAAGTGGAGTCGGTAAAAGTTTCATAGCAAAACTTATTCACTATACAAGTAAAAGAAAAGATATGCCTTTTTTATCCATCAACTGTGCTACTTTAACAGAAGAGTTACTCAGCAGCGAGCTTTTTGGTCATGAGAAAGGAGCATTCACAGGAGCAATAAAACAGAAACAGGGATTAATAGAGGTAGCTGACGGAGGCAGTCTTTTTCTGGATGAGATTGCTGAAATGAGCCCCAATCTCCAGGCAAAGCTTCTTAGAGTTATAGAAGAAGGAGAATTTTTCAGAGTTGGAGGCACAAAACCCATAAAGGTTAATGTAAGATTTATCGCAGCAACGAATCAGGATGTAAAAAAAGCCATACAGGAGAAAAGATTCCGTGAAGACCTTTATTATCGTCTTAATGTGATGGAAATCTATATACCACCTTTAAGAGAAAGAAAAGAAGACATTGAGCCGTTAAGCAAATTCTTTTTACAAAAACATCTACCAAAATACAACAAAAAAATCAAAGGATTTACAAAAGAAGCAATGGATATTCTGATACATTACAGTTTTCCAGGCAATGTAAGAGAACTTGAAAACATAATTGAAAGAGCCATAATACTTGAAAAAACTCAATACATTACCGTAGAAAGTCTCCCTCCTACTCTTTCACTGTTTAAAATAGAAACAATACAGCATGGTAATATAAAGACTATAGATGAATTAAATAAAGAATATGCAGAAAAAATTTTAGAAATTACAGGAGGAAATAAAACTAAAACTGCAGAACTTCTTGGCATCTCACGAACAAGTTTGTGGAGAATACTGAAATCGGATAATAAATAA
- a CDS encoding TIGR02186 family protein has protein sequence MKKLMIFFALIFLIVISNNAWAKISVIANHDHITIDLFYHGSTVSVKGQAQPGSDIVVKITSPDGSQVLRKKGKVLDLVWMSVENLQFDNVPNLYILRSTKELKDILKEQEAVKNKIGYSALKNFAQITPVSNENEKEELWNEFIKFKEKSKLYNVKADIAKSEENGQTHYYTLIQWPYQAPPGIYNVTAYEIKDGKVIDTAQTQINVEKVGILKMLSNMAKNNSLFYGIVCILIAILAGFSVGVLFKKAGKAH, from the coding sequence ATGAAAAAATTAATGATTTTTTTTGCCTTAATTTTTTTAATTGTAATATCAAACAATGCATGGGCTAAAATTTCAGTGATTGCAAATCACGATCATATTACTATTGATTTGTTTTATCATGGTTCTACAGTAAGTGTGAAAGGGCAAGCTCAACCTGGCTCAGATATTGTTGTTAAAATAACATCTCCTGATGGATCGCAGGTGTTAAGAAAAAAAGGGAAAGTTCTTGATCTTGTATGGATGAGCGTGGAAAATCTTCAATTTGACAATGTTCCAAATCTTTATATATTAAGAAGCACGAAAGAATTAAAAGACATCTTGAAAGAACAGGAAGCAGTTAAAAATAAAATAGGTTACTCAGCACTTAAAAACTTTGCACAGATTACTCCAGTTTCAAATGAAAATGAAAAAGAAGAATTGTGGAATGAATTTATTAAATTCAAAGAAAAGTCAAAGTTATATAATGTGAAAGCGGATATTGCAAAAAGCGAGGAAAACGGACAGACTCATTATTATACTTTGATTCAGTGGCCCTATCAGGCTCCGCCTGGCATATACAATGTTACTGCTTATGAAATAAAAGATGGAAAAGTTATTGATACTGCTCAAACCCAGATTAATGTAGAAAAAGTTGGAATATTAAAAATGCTTTCAAATATGGCAAAAAATAACTCGCTGTTTTATGGAATTGTTTGTATATTAATTGCAATACTGGCTGGTTTTTCAGTAGGTGTACTGTTTAAGAAAGCTGGAAAAGCTCATTAA
- a CDS encoding ATP-binding protein, producing MQFTIKKKIFIGLGISVSIVIILSIFEFLNFSRIIQEIQQLEVSDVIKSKSLQIRRHEKNFFLFGYREADKEVKILYNYLDELDDIVNKNLPYDNSGYLHNLKNLIAHYRQKFNELLILINQIKKELDNNKIFKNKELILINSALVENPSAVIDFLKQSSTEDNKRLIVLLKKLDNNIQELRKTGEEIVNISRKIDQSSRDNIETVMKRSYGMFFLFLTLFFLGGNGIFWIVGKNIIKRLNLVTSVVEKVGEGKFIQISNGSNKDEIDLLIRKINEMENKLIQRKIELEEKNKQLFQSKKLAAIGTLATGVAHELNNPLNNIYISVQILQKELKEPSPFINEILNDISHETARVKRIIEDLLEFARGKEPVFKKVKIKDVISKASNSIIKQRNFKNIDLKEIPEEIVINADPDQLERVFFNLFDNAIDAMHEDGQIKLKFLEKNDFVEISVSDTGIGIPADKLEKIFEPFFTTKNRGTGLGLAIVYNIIQKHNGKIFVESTEGKGTTFRILLPGTSYEFQNSCSRR from the coding sequence ATGCAATTTACTATTAAAAAGAAAATTTTTATTGGATTGGGAATTAGCGTTTCAATTGTAATAATTTTAAGTATTTTTGAATTTTTAAATTTTTCCAGAATAATACAAGAAATTCAACAATTGGAAGTATCTGATGTAATAAAAAGTAAATCTTTGCAGATAAGAAGACATGAAAAAAACTTTTTTCTTTTCGGTTATAGAGAAGCTGATAAAGAAGTGAAAATACTATACAACTATCTTGATGAACTGGACGATATCGTAAACAAGAATCTTCCATACGACAACTCAGGATATTTACATAATCTTAAAAATTTAATTGCTCATTACAGGCAAAAGTTCAATGAATTATTAATTTTGATCAACCAGATTAAAAAAGAACTTGACAACAATAAGATATTTAAAAATAAAGAATTAATCCTTATAAACTCTGCACTGGTAGAAAATCCAAGTGCAGTAATAGATTTTCTAAAGCAATCCAGCACAGAAGACAATAAAAGGCTGATTGTTTTATTAAAAAAACTTGATAACAATATCCAGGAGCTCAGAAAAACGGGAGAAGAAATTGTAAATATATCAAGGAAAATTGATCAAAGTTCAAGGGACAATATTGAGACAGTAATGAAGCGATCATATGGAATGTTTTTTCTATTCCTTACATTATTTTTTTTAGGTGGTAATGGAATTTTCTGGATAGTGGGAAAAAATATCATAAAAAGATTAAATTTAGTAACTTCTGTGGTGGAAAAGGTTGGTGAGGGTAAATTTATTCAGATTTCTAATGGTTCTAACAAAGATGAAATTGATTTACTTATCAGAAAAATCAATGAAATGGAAAACAAGCTTATACAAAGAAAAATAGAACTTGAAGAGAAAAACAAACAACTTTTTCAATCAAAAAAACTTGCTGCAATTGGCACGCTTGCTACAGGAGTGGCTCATGAATTAAACAATCCTTTGAACAATATTTATATTTCAGTACAAATTTTGCAAAAAGAGTTAAAAGAACCTTCTCCATTTATTAATGAGATTTTAAATGATATATCCCATGAAACCGCACGAGTAAAAAGAATTATAGAAGATTTACTTGAATTTGCAAGAGGTAAAGAGCCAGTTTTTAAAAAGGTAAAAATAAAAGATGTTATTTCAAAAGCCTCTAATTCAATAATCAAACAGAGAAACTTTAAAAATATAGATTTAAAAGAGATTCCAGAAGAAATTGTAATCAATGCTGACCCGGATCAGCTGGAAAGGGTATTTTTTAATCTTTTTGATAATGCAATAGATGCAATGCATGAGGACGGACAGATAAAATTAAAATTTTTAGAGAAAAACGACTTTGTGGAAATCTCTGTATCAGATACAGGAATCGGAATTCCTGCCGATAAACTGGAAAAGATATTTGAACCTTTTTTTACTACAAAGAATAGAGGAACAGGGCTCGGTCTTGCAATAGTTTATAACATTATTCAAAAGCACAATGGTAAAATATTTGTAGAAAGTACAGAAGGCAAAGGAACAACCTTTAGAATTTTATTGCCGGGAACATCTTATGAATTTCAAAATTCTTGTAGCAGAAGATGA